One stretch of Macrobrachium nipponense isolate FS-2020 chromosome 16, ASM1510439v2, whole genome shotgun sequence DNA includes these proteins:
- the LOC135195789 gene encoding sestrin homolog has translation MGHLVDQVEVAALETRVSKPPSTITTNTTVAAATAAAAASAVASTITATASTSTTTTTATVAATTSGSIVTATAATSTTNATVAATQVAGQSAQNLHPSQLRPQSSEQNQSKPKQRKLQFKLDDEGSPDKKPKERVEEDCLEEEESGWWAERVAMALGGMTEYRDAWYRSHAHLLHADGPLPHTWRLYIAALAVCRHEVSWLMQALLADFRNAGGDMRWTVGLQYAPPKLYALTAINNILAHRPWLLSPQHIEQLTRDNSWSLGELSQALCIMTHFHTLATFLHGCRLSILPSTSKKDAGQTNAKSGASNSKVSQMNIQARPNCLDPNPQNNNSSVDTGSKSKSPAVGTSEQTAQSYKHLTINPSYSYVDAICEDDARIPSFFVQEYNWQDHGYAMCSRLLGDVGAFFDDRFAAALNIVIPASKDQSQQSGNVDPLNNTLCGPLLAKALWNHVQWLLGIHHDDCDYTDLNKRLDPHVRDFVKKSCCFPETLADTNSSPVTTNSVQTSMVEMSVIVMEARLQSELLYALRAIMLHHC, from the exons GTTGCCGCTCTCGAAACACGCGTGAGCAAGCCCCCATCCACCATCACCACCAACACAACTGTCGCTGCTGCcaccgccgccgctgctgcttctgctgttgCCTCTACCATAACTGCCACTGCCTCCACCTCCACCACTACCACTACTGCTACCGTCGCTGCCACGACCTCTGGATCCATCGTCACAGCTACCGCAGCCACTTCTACTACAAATGCGACAGTGGCGGCAACACAGGTCGCTGGCCAGTCTGCTCAGAATCTCCATCCGTCACAACTCAGGCCACAGTCCTCCGAGCAGAATCAGTCCAAGCCTAAGCAGAGGAAGTTGCAG TTCAAACTTGATGATGAAGGCAGTCCAGATAAGAAGCCCAAGGAGAGAGTAGAGGAGGACTgtcttgaggaggaggagagtgggTGGTGGGCAGAAAGGGTGGCCATGGCCCTAGGAGGAATGACAGAATATAGGGATGCCTGGTACAGGAGTCATGCTCATCTCCTACATGCTGATGGGCCTCTACCTCACACCTGGAGGCTCTACATAGCTGCTTTG GCTGTATGTCGTCATGAAGTCAGTTGGCTGATGCAGGCACTCTTAGCAGATTTCAGAAATGCTGGGGGAGACATGCGATGGACTGTGGGCCTTCAGTATGCCCCGCCCAAATTGTATGCTCTTACTGCCATTAACAATATTTTAGCTCATCGTCCTTGGTTATTATCTCCGCAGCATATAGAG CAATTAACAAGGGATAATAGTTGGTCTTTAGGCGAATTAAGTCAAGCGCTGTGCATCATGACGCACTTCCATACTCTTGCCACATTCCTCCATGGCTGCAGACTCTCCATTCTTCCTTCTACTTCCAAAAAAGATGCTG GACAAACGAATGCCAAATCGGGAGCTAGTAACAGTAAAGTTTCTCAAATGAATATTCAAGCAAGACCAAATTGTCTTGACCCAAATCCCCAAAATAACAATTCTAGCGTTGATACAGG GTCTAAGTCAAAATCACCTGCAGTCGGCACAAGTGAGCAGACTGCACAGTCTTACAAACACTTAACTATTAATCCATCGTATTCCTATGTGGATGCCATATGTGAAGATGATGCCAGAATTCCATCTTTTTTTGTGCAG GAATATAATTGGCAAGATCATGGGTATGCAATGTGCTCAAGGTTACTTGGTGATGTTGGAGCATTCTTTGATGATCGATTTGCAGCAGCACTGAACATTGTCATCCCAGCTTCCAAGGATCAGTCTCAGCAGTCGGGTAATGTTGATCCACTCAACAACACACTCTGTGGACCTCTTCTTGCAAAAGCACTTTGGAATCATGTTCAG TGGCTTTTGGGTATACATCATGATGATTGTGACTACACAGACCTGAATAAGAGATTAGATCCTCACGTGAGAGATTTTGTCAAGAAATCGTGTTGTTTCCCTGAAACGTTAGCTGATACCAACTCCAGTCCAGTGACCACCAATAGTGTTCAAACTAGCATG gttgaaaTGAGCGTGATAGTTATGGAGGCTCGTCTACAATCAGAACTACTTTATGCACTCAGAGCCATCATGCTCCACCATTGTTAA